A stretch of the Rhizobium sp. CCGE531 genome encodes the following:
- a CDS encoding oligosaccharide flippase family protein, whose product MDSFPLRRKSLGWTGLRHWLRSRMSSVVGDGASTLVSKIVSQVVQLLIFLVAARMLESTEFGLYAFSSAIVVMLVVIAEGGWGEFVMKAECSARELDQVGTISIIAGTLVTIVGLTAAAVAWLIFRRPHEALLLALFSCWFLPSSLYAVYDGLLVARGLLRKQAVIRMASETAGLCSTMLGLWLGWNVFSLVAGRLVSQLVCLGASAVVLGWYPRIYLTWPLAREILEFSRHILSNRLIVFLRSYSGTLAIGSFLGLAEAGYYRVAERIVAAFSELIGEPARMLAWTLFRRSAMVMSSDGRPVRDTGAAATVFMMVLMAISTPIYLGLSLISSNLIDVVLGDKWAPAAILVTILSMKQVLLTPGYVTEALLSLSGNIRRMPATLLLNALVSVSLILILAPFGVTAAAWGQCAASLISFLTSVHLQKNYGGLGWGKVLRKSGYVVVAIALMAAAVYALGYFAETLSMRHVLTVLLQVAAGSAIYACTLFVLEKMFGGTASILSVRR is encoded by the coding sequence ATGGACAGTTTTCCGCTTCGCCGCAAGAGCCTTGGGTGGACTGGCCTGCGGCACTGGCTCCGCTCCCGCATGTCGTCGGTCGTCGGCGACGGAGCATCGACGCTCGTTTCGAAAATCGTCTCGCAGGTCGTCCAGCTCCTCATATTCCTTGTCGCCGCTCGCATGCTGGAATCGACGGAATTCGGCCTCTATGCTTTCAGCTCCGCCATCGTGGTCATGCTGGTCGTGATTGCGGAAGGCGGATGGGGCGAATTCGTCATGAAGGCCGAGTGCAGCGCGCGGGAACTCGACCAGGTCGGCACGATTTCGATCATTGCCGGCACGCTCGTAACGATCGTCGGCTTGACGGCGGCGGCCGTTGCATGGCTCATCTTTCGGCGGCCTCACGAAGCGCTGCTTCTGGCTCTCTTCAGCTGCTGGTTCCTGCCATCGTCGCTTTATGCCGTTTATGACGGGCTGCTGGTCGCCCGAGGTCTCCTGCGCAAACAGGCCGTAATCCGGATGGCCAGCGAGACGGCCGGGCTTTGCAGCACCATGCTGGGACTGTGGCTGGGGTGGAACGTCTTTTCGCTTGTGGCCGGACGGCTCGTGTCGCAGCTGGTCTGCCTGGGCGCCTCCGCAGTCGTGCTCGGCTGGTATCCCAGAATATACCTGACCTGGCCGCTCGCGCGCGAGATTCTCGAATTTTCGCGCCATATCCTGTCGAACCGGCTGATCGTCTTTCTGCGCTCCTATTCCGGAACATTGGCGATCGGCAGTTTTCTCGGCCTTGCGGAGGCGGGCTATTACCGTGTCGCCGAGCGCATCGTCGCGGCATTTTCCGAGCTCATCGGCGAGCCGGCGCGGATGCTTGCCTGGACGCTGTTTCGCCGGTCCGCAATGGTGATGAGTTCAGACGGAAGGCCTGTTCGTGACACCGGGGCCGCCGCGACGGTTTTCATGATGGTCCTCATGGCAATTTCCACGCCGATCTATCTCGGCCTCTCGCTGATTTCGTCCAATCTGATCGATGTCGTACTCGGCGACAAGTGGGCGCCTGCGGCAATCCTCGTGACGATACTCTCCATGAAGCAGGTTCTTTTGACGCCAGGCTATGTGACCGAGGCTCTGCTATCCTTGTCAGGCAATATCAGGCGCATGCCGGCGACCTTGCTGCTCAACGCATTGGTTTCCGTCTCGCTGATCCTCATTCTGGCACCTTTCGGCGTCACGGCTGCGGCATGGGGCCAATGCGCCGCATCACTGATCTCCTTTTTGACCTCGGTGCATCTGCAGAAGAACTATGGGGGCCTCGGCTGGGGAAAGGTCTTGCGCAAGAGCGGCTATGTCGTGGTCGCGATCGCCCTGATGGCGGCGGCGGTCTACGCGCTCGGCTATTTCGCCGAGACGCTCAGCATGCGGCATGTATTGACCGTGTTGCTGCAAGTTGCCGCCGGCAGCGCGATCTATGCCTGCACGCTATTCGTTCTGGAAAAGATGTTCGGAGGCACGGCCTCAATTCTGTCGGTCAGGCGATAA
- a CDS encoding sugar transferase, producing the protein MLSTVDGVAHGERARRDVKRAERQGRSKRIADILLSGVGLLFLAPALLAIAIVLLLVDGRPIIYRHTRIGRDGRPFECLKFRTMRKDADRQLAELLARDENRRLEWLSTQKLTSDPRVHWFGKYLRMSSADELPQLLNVQRGDMSLVGPRPVVAAELERYGSDLYCYLGVRPGITGLWQVSRRADTTYEERVQFDLDYFHSRSMRTDFAILVKTAGVVLLARNEKERLTK; encoded by the coding sequence ATGTTATCGACTGTTGACGGCGTTGCCCACGGCGAGAGAGCTCGCCGCGACGTGAAGCGGGCGGAACGGCAGGGCCGCTCCAAACGCATTGCCGACATTCTTCTTTCCGGAGTAGGATTGCTGTTTCTGGCGCCGGCGCTGCTTGCGATCGCGATCGTATTGCTCCTGGTCGACGGCCGTCCCATCATCTATCGCCACACACGCATCGGCCGCGACGGCCGCCCGTTCGAATGCCTGAAATTCCGCACGATGCGCAAGGATGCCGACCGGCAGCTGGCAGAGCTTCTGGCTCGCGACGAGAACCGAAGGCTGGAATGGCTGTCCACGCAGAAGCTGACGAGCGATCCGCGCGTTCATTGGTTCGGAAAATATCTGCGGATGAGCAGTGCCGACGAGCTGCCCCAATTGCTGAATGTTCAGCGTGGCGACATGAGCCTGGTCGGGCCTCGCCCCGTCGTTGCCGCGGAACTCGAGCGCTACGGATCCGACCTCTATTGCTATCTGGGGGTGCGGCCCGGCATCACCGGTCTTTGGCAAGTCAGCCGCCGCGCCGACACCACCTATGAAGAGCGCGTCCAATTCGATCTGGACTATTTCCACAGCCGTTCGATGCGCACCGACTTTGCCATTCTCGTCAAAACCGCCGGCGTCGTACTGCTCGCGCGCAATGAAAAAGAACGTCTCACCAAATGA
- a CDS encoding glycosyltransferase family 4 protein: MAPPFGLDRVVVINDRSVRVGGASNLAILSADLLRSAGVAVTYFAGDAAGSDPPAAETINLAAQPLMQQARLSAFASGLYSRQAHASLKDLISRIDTEGTIYHVHGWSKILSPSIFRALWPVRERVVLHAHDYFLSCPNGGFANYRKNQVCPLAPMSIGCLTTNCDKRGYHEKIWRSARHLVREHYYPVRQVAANIVVVHQRMRDYFVRGQVQTSNIETIRNPVEPFLTRPTDPWKKRDFFFVGRLEPEKGFEDAAIAARLAGVKLHIIGDGAGRARLEKDFPEVVIHGWKSKDEMRVILEEARALVVSSRVPEPFGLAALEAVTSGIPVILPDAALLGEELATLGCGITFQSGKVETLASGIRRLAGDDMLLRLMSVNCIRRSGDLAHTPASWLEALLTLYDGVLKRANAVRMPPGTTMDADIPAAGRLIDETS; the protein is encoded by the coding sequence GTGGCGCCTCCGTTCGGTCTCGATCGCGTCGTCGTCATCAACGATCGCTCCGTCCGGGTGGGCGGAGCATCAAATCTCGCGATTCTTTCGGCCGATTTGCTGCGGAGTGCGGGGGTCGCGGTGACCTATTTCGCCGGCGATGCCGCCGGGTCCGACCCGCCGGCAGCGGAAACCATCAATCTGGCGGCGCAGCCGTTGATGCAGCAGGCGCGTCTCAGCGCATTCGCCAGCGGTCTTTACAGCCGCCAAGCCCATGCCTCGCTGAAGGATCTCATTTCGCGCATCGACACCGAAGGCACCATCTATCACGTCCATGGCTGGTCGAAGATCCTCTCGCCTTCGATCTTTCGCGCTCTATGGCCTGTCCGCGAGCGCGTCGTCTTGCATGCCCACGACTATTTTCTCTCCTGTCCGAATGGAGGGTTCGCCAATTACCGCAAAAACCAGGTCTGCCCCCTGGCGCCGATGTCGATCGGATGCCTGACGACAAATTGCGACAAGCGCGGCTATCACGAGAAGATCTGGCGATCCGCGCGCCATCTGGTGCGGGAGCATTATTATCCCGTCCGGCAGGTTGCCGCCAATATCGTGGTCGTCCATCAGCGCATGCGCGATTATTTCGTGCGCGGGCAAGTGCAGACGAGCAACATAGAAACGATCCGCAATCCGGTCGAGCCCTTCCTCACGCGTCCGACGGATCCGTGGAAAAAGCGCGATTTCTTCTTTGTCGGGCGGCTTGAGCCGGAAAAGGGATTCGAGGACGCGGCGATCGCGGCGCGGCTAGCCGGCGTCAAGCTGCACATCATAGGTGACGGCGCCGGCCGGGCGCGCCTGGAAAAGGACTTTCCGGAGGTCGTCATTCATGGCTGGAAATCCAAGGACGAGATGCGCGTCATTCTCGAGGAGGCGCGCGCGCTCGTCGTTTCGTCGCGGGTGCCCGAACCCTTCGGTCTGGCGGCGCTCGAGGCGGTAACAAGCGGCATACCCGTGATTCTACCCGACGCCGCACTTCTGGGCGAAGAGCTTGCAACGCTTGGATGTGGGATTACCTTTCAGAGCGGCAAGGTGGAGACGCTCGCAAGCGGAATCCGCCGGCTTGCCGGCGACGATATGCTACTTCGTTTGATGAGCGTGAACTGCATCCGCCGGTCGGGCGACCTGGCCCACACGCCGGCATCGTGGCTCGAGGCTCTGCTGACGCTGTACGACGGTGTTCTGAAGCGCGCAAATGCGGTCAGGATGCCCCCAGGAACGACCATGGACGCTGACATTCCGGCCGCGGGTCGGCTGATCGATGAGACGAGCTGA
- a CDS encoding methyltransferase, TIGR04325 family, whose translation MMATSLWSSSSWSEYARTVFKGAKQTAAQGLSPLRLARGRLTYLSPFPRRFTGAYGSYDAAMAAARRRTLAGYDHEEIASVAFAKMCQVTPWDYPVLFWIRSLLPEIDGLVDAGGHMGTKYRAFRPLLPLESPFRWVVYDLPAIVHAGQGLAQKEGLTGLGFVERIEDAGAMPLFLGSGLMQYLDMPLSSLLMKMPSRPHHVILNKVALRQDSTIVTLERIGGSYVPYHMHNEAEFIADITRLGYRQVDRWSIPSLSHAIDTHPELGRSESAGFYFRLG comes from the coding sequence ATGATGGCGACGTCGTTGTGGTCCAGTTCATCGTGGTCGGAATACGCGCGCACGGTTTTCAAGGGAGCGAAGCAAACCGCCGCCCAGGGACTTTCGCCTCTGCGGCTCGCCAGGGGACGGCTGACCTATCTTTCCCCCTTTCCGCGACGATTTACCGGCGCTTACGGCTCTTACGACGCGGCCATGGCAGCCGCCCGCAGGCGGACATTGGCCGGTTACGATCACGAGGAGATCGCAAGCGTCGCCTTTGCCAAAATGTGCCAGGTGACGCCGTGGGATTATCCGGTGCTGTTCTGGATTCGCAGCCTGCTGCCCGAGATCGATGGTCTCGTCGATGCAGGTGGTCATATGGGAACGAAATATCGCGCCTTTCGTCCTCTGCTGCCGCTGGAGAGCCCGTTTCGCTGGGTCGTCTATGATCTACCCGCCATCGTTCATGCCGGACAAGGTCTTGCCCAAAAGGAAGGCTTGACCGGCCTCGGCTTTGTCGAGCGGATCGAGGATGCAGGCGCCATGCCGTTGTTCCTCGGGTCGGGGCTCATGCAATATCTCGATATGCCGCTCTCCAGCCTGCTGATGAAAATGCCCTCTCGGCCGCATCACGTGATCCTCAATAAAGTCGCGCTCCGCCAGGACAGCACCATCGTTACGCTTGAACGGATCGGCGGGTCATACGTCCCCTACCACATGCACAACGAGGCTGAATTCATCGCGGACATCACAAGGCTTGGGTATAGACAGGTCGATCGCTGGTCCATTCCCTCCTTGTCGCACGCAATCGACACTCATCCTGAGCTGGGACGCAGCGAAAGCGCCGGATTCTACTTTCGACTTGGGTAG